Genomic DNA from Sardina pilchardus chromosome 4, fSarPil1.1, whole genome shotgun sequence:
tcatgtagatatgtttaaagggtcactgcaccctaaaataggttttttgagctgttgattgattgaaaatactcataagtggtgaactgtactgtTGAAAGATGGACACATGATACAGGACTCCGTATTATATAACTTTTACTTAAGAACGTAATGCATTACAGGCAACTTGGGTCAGGCTTGTCATTCAGTATATAGCATTCTGACTGCGTGCATGCGCAGTGTTCCTTTTATAGTGTTCGAACCAATTACATTACTTCTGAACATTTGGAGACTAACATAACATATACAAATGTTCTACATCTCCTTTACTTAGCTTATGGCTTGtggtaaacaataaacaaacctgCTCTAATACATGAGTATTAACAAAGGATTATAATGCCATTTTCAAGGACCTGAATTGATTCCAACTTTTAACTTAATCACAGGCAAGGTCACTAATACTGTTGGGCATGTCACATATCACAAAATCATATCACACgtcataacttttttttttttttttttaaagcagtcTTTTAAGCATGCAGTGCTTACTACGCATACTTAGGATTTGGCTTGCAAGGCCTCCCAGACCGTGTAATGTAGATATCGTTTGCTGTCCCATGGGAGGAGTGGACTGGGTCCTGgttgatgttttgtgtgtggttgggtgtttgttcttctgtgttttgtgcaggtgtgtatgtatgctggTCAGGGCGGGACGTATGTGACTGAACTGCAGGAGTGGAGTCATGGGAATCTCTTTGTTGTGGTGGAGGTTCAGAGACTGGGAGGATATGCCTGCGGTTCCGTCTGTACTCGCCACCTTCTGATTGAACGATGTATGACCTGGGCTCCTTGCAGACTGCCTTGATGGTTCCTAAGCGATCATGGCCATGAGGGGTTTGCATCCTTACTACCTCACCTTGATGCAAGGCACGAAGGGGTCTGCTGGACTTGTCATAGCATTCCTTTTGTGACAGGCGTTTATGAATGAGCCCTGCCTTGACAACTGTGTTGTTCCTGGATTTTGGAATTAACAGTCTCTTACTCACAGGTAGAGTCGTACGTGTCTGCCTGGACATCAGCCTTTCGGCTGGGGAGCCAAGTGTGTTGTCGCGTGGCACATTGCGGAGATTGAGCAGGTTGAGAAAAACATCTGTTCCGTCTCTCTTTGATCTTTCCAGTAGCTGCTTTGCACTACGAACGGCACGTTCAGCCAGCCCGTTGGCTTGCGGGTATTCCGGGCTGCTTGTTATATGAGAAAAGTCCCAGGCTGTGGCAAAATCTGTGAAGCGCTGGCTGGTAAACTGAGTGCCATTGTCCGAGATGAGTTTGTGCGGGCTGCCATAGACAGAGAAGTGCCTTTTTAGTTTTGTGATCACAGCGTTAGCAGTTAGGTCACGAAGTAGGTCAATCTCAAACCAACTTGAGTAGGAATCAACTAAAACTAGATAGTGTTGGCCATTCCACTCGAATATGTCGGTTGCGACTGTCGACCATGGTAGGTCAGGGACCTGGTGTAGCTTGAGTGGCTCCTTTTGTTGGTGCGATTTTGTACTGTTGCATACAGGACAAGCACTTGTGTCTCTCTCAATGTCCTCACTGAGTGTGGGCCAGAACACGATTCCACGTGCTCTGCGTTTAGTGGATTCTGTGCCCGGGTGCCCTCTGTGGAGAATGGTGATGTAGTCCTTTTGCAATGATTTGGGAATTACTGTCTTTGGGCCCTTCATGATTACACCATCTTCAACGGCCAGTTCATCTCTGTAGGGGAAGTATTGGCGGATCTCTGGGGGTATCTGAGTTTGTTTGAGAGGCCAGCCCCTTGATATGACACTGCTCAGTTTCTGCAGAGCTGGATCTGAAGCAGTGTGTTCCTTCAATTCAGTCAGTCTGGAGGATGAGATGTGTTGGACTGACATGATCTCATAATCACTAGAGTCATcactgtgttgctgttgttgttgttctaggGGCACGCGACAGAGTATCAGCAATGTACATCTGTGAGCCTTTCTTGTAAACAATCTTGAAGTCGTACTTTTGCAGCCTCAGCATCATGCGTTGCAATCTGGCTGGAGCTGAGTGTATGGGCTTGTTGAGTATAGTGACTAAAGGCTGATGATCAGTCTCAATCTCAATCTGCTTTCCATAGATGTAATCATTAAATTTCGAGCATGCAAAAACAACTGCTAAAAGTTCCTTTTCGATTTGCGCATAGCGCATCTCGGTCTGTGTCAATGTTCGGGATGAGTAGGCGATTGGAGCACCCTCCTGAAGGCATGCTGCCCCGAGGCCATATTGTGAGGCGTCACAGGTTAGTGTGACTGATTTCTGGAGATTGTAGTAACGCAGAGTGGGTGGACTGGACAGGCACCGTTTCAAAGCGTCAAACGCCTCCTGATGTTGTGTCAGCCAGCACCACTGAATGTCTTTGCATGTTAGCTCACGTAGAGGGGCTGAGATCTCACTGAAATTAGGAATGAACTTTCCTAGATAGTTGATCATCCCTAAGAAGCGCTGAAGGGCTGTGACGTTTTCCGGTATAGGCATCTCACTAATCGCTTTTGTCTTAACAGGGTCTGGCTTTAATCCTTCACTTGTAAACACATGTCCGACGTAACTCACTTCTTTTAGGCGAAATTTGCACTTTGTGGGGTTGAACCTAAAGTTCACTGCCCTTGCACGATCAAGCACTTTTCTGAGGTTTTGTTCGTGCTCTTTTTCGTCTTTCCCACCTATGATTATGTCGTCCACTATGACAGCGCAGGGGTATCCAGCAAAGATCTGCTCCATTGCGCGCTGGAACACCTCACTAGCTGAGTTGATTCCATATGGCATTCTTAGAAAGCGAAACCTGCCAAAAGGAGAGCTGAAAGTCGTCAGCATGGATGACTTGTGATCCAGTGATATCTGCCAGAATGAACTTTTCGCGTCGAGGACAGAGAAGACTGTGGAGTTTGCCATTTGTGCAGCTACTTCCTCTACGGTACGCATGGGATGATGCGGACGTTTCAGGGCTTTGTTTAGATCCCTTGGGTCAATGCATAGTCTGATGTCATCTGAATTTTTCTTATGAGTAGCGACCATAGAAGAAACCCATTCAGTGGGGTCTGCGACAGGAGTGATTACGCCTAAGTCAACCATCCGGGTCAATTCTGTTTTGACTTTATCTTGCATTGGCACTGGTATTTTGCGTGCAGGTTTTACGGCTGGCAGGACCTCAGGGTCCAACTTCATGGAATACGTGACAGGAAGCTTGCCTAGCTCGTCTTTAAAGAGGTCCGCATACTCTGTAAACATCTGGTGTGAGAAATGTGTCTCTTTGCTGATGTCTACGTGATGAACTTCTTTGTTCAAGCTGATTAAGTCCAAACGGAGACAGTCTGGTAGACCAAGCAGAGCTTGTACGTTTCGTTTCACTATGTAGAATTGTAGGGTGTATGCTCTGCCTGCAGAGTGACACAAAAGTAAGGCTAACCCAGCGGTGTGGATTTCTTCACCTCCATAAGCTACCAGTTTAGTGCCTTCTGATGACTGGAGTCTTTCATGTTGTCTCACTTGTGTGAAAAGACCAGCtgacatgacattacatttggcGCCTGTATCGACTTTGAGTTCTACAGGTTTTCCATTAATGTGCACAGTGGAGAAGATGTCATTCCTTTGTAGCAAATGGGAGTCAACATCATCTACAGTCTCACTTGTAACACTAACTCCATCCACAAAGAACAGTTCCTCATCACTGCTAGAGCCCTGCACAGTCTGAATCTGATTCACAGATCTCTTTTTGTAGAACTGTGTTTGTGATGATCTACAGCATTTCTGGAAATGGTTCCACTTGTTGCACTTGTGGCATTGCTGACCATAAGCTAAGCATTTCTCTCTTTTAGCCTCATGGTTACTTCCACAATTATTGCAGTTAGTTATTGTCTGTATGGGACGCTGTGCTGAATGTGATTGAAAAACATGCTGCTCTGCGCCTGATTTTGGCTTTGGTGTCTGTGGCTGTCTTTTCCTTGCTTTGTGTTGTAAACTGTCCACTTTCTCAACTTTCTcaagtgtttgttttggggCTGAAAGGGTCTTTGTATGTTGCTCAGTCTGTTCATATATTTGACACATGTCAATGGCTTTGATTAAAGTTAACTCGTTGTCACGCAAGAGTTGTTTTCTCATGCCATCACTAATTATGCCACACACCAATTTGTCTCTGATAAGCTCGTCTTTAAGTACACCGAATCTGCAGccctttgctttgtttttcaggTCACTGACGTAAGACTCAATTGTTTCATCTGGTCGTTGGTTTCTCGTATTAAACTTGTGTCTTTCCATTGTTATATTTGTCTGAGGGTTGCAGAGTTGACGGAATTTTCGTTTCAGACATTCAGGATCTTCTCTCGATTCTGCTCTGGTCACTTCATGTCTGTTCTCTCCCACCCCCGCATACACAGCGGGTGCGTAAACGAAAGCACGTTCCCTGTCAATGGCTTCCGAGCCGGCTAAATTTAGAAGTATGAAAGCTTGGGTTCGAGCATCCTTATCAGAGTGAGCAGCCGCGATGAATATATCATATTCTTGCTCGAATACACGCCACTTTTCAGCAACATTTCCATCAAATACTAGCGGTTCTGGTCTACGGAATCCTTCAGCCATGGTCGTTGGTAAACTACCTTTCCCTGTGGTAGCTGTGCAGCGCTAGCTGGCTGTTAGCTATGTCCTCAAAGCACTTGAGAAAACTTCGTCTTACCACGTCGTAGACAGTTCTTTCATTCACGACCAATCCTcaacttctgacaccatgttgAAAGATGTGTGACACATGATACAGGACTCCGTATTATATAACTTTTACTTAAGAACGTAATGCATTACAGGCAACTTGGGTCAGGCTTGTCATTCAGTATATAGCATTCTGACTGCGCGCATGCGCAGTGTTCCTTTTATAGTGTTCGAACCAATTACATTACTTCTGAACATTTGGAGACTAACATAACATATACAAATGTTCTAcatgtactattaccagggttaatattgacaaaaatcgtttttcccgacaaaagtaacatttcgtctgattttgtattggagatattgctctctcgcgcatactaccgtttgaaaacatgccatggcatgttggtccaaaatcctattggaatgctgacgttgtcctgcacttctagtccgacactacgtcaccgggtcgttacaaattaggactgaaacgccccaacacctgctgccctgattagcctacctgtgataagccatgtctgcagcactcatttccagattgacacgaaatcaccatggttgattggttgcagcagtgctgcactctctctccaaatttcagaacgtctcgcccattttgaaagccgttttcagaaatgtgaagtgggtggagttatggggtgaagtgactctttaataaggtgttgctagggtagacatggtggtttcatagtttatgaaagttgatagtgcgaagatagacagtttaaaattgaatatggatagcttaaaagcTGAATGTTGACAGACCGATAGTTTAATTGATGTTAATAGGAAAATCATTTTAAATGGATGGAAATAGGTGTAGGttaatggatgtttaatgtttcaCTAATGTTTGCTAGCAGCTATGTTAATAATGCCAATATGCTAATCAGAttgcttagctaacttagctcatgtttgctagcagttttgttaacaatgttaactatgctaacaatgctaactacgcaaacaatgctaaccaagttgattagctaacttagttgatgatttctaacagttatgctaaaaatgctaactatgctaaccatgctaactagttaacttgctagtgaggacttttattttgaaacatttgttgctagggtatccatggtggttACTGCGgtattatcatgttggttggtatggaaactgtcataaacgcttaatttgaatggttgctatgttggttactaggtacatggaggtttcatatagttgactggagacaaagttgatgataactgatagttggaatggttgaacagttaaatagttgagtagtttcaattgttaaattatttaatagtgtattattgcagtgaggacttttattttgaaacagttgtggacagagaaaacagtttaacaggatatgtagtcttcacagagtgattgtatgcttaaagcctgagagagagaaagctgctgcagctggcctggccacctggcataagattctaattgccctattatgtaagggataatgtatagaacgctggtcattatcgaaaaataattcccgacaggatgaactgaaccccgacgcgcagcggaggacAGTCCTCCTCGGTGGGTGCAGGCTGAAAGATAGCTCGGGCTGAGGGAAGAGGGcagctccctcccctcccctccctctcataTGTCAGTTAGGCTGAAAAGGAGAAAAACCCCTTTAACTGTGCACTGACAAGCCGTTTCCTCCGCTCCGCGAGTCTTGAAGCGCCGGTCTGTGTGCGAGAGCGCGTTCGGTGGGCCGGCCGCTGCCGCGGTGCTGTTGTGGGCTGGATAGAGCAGGGGAGCGGCAGGAGGGTGGAGCGGTGCGGAGCGGTGCGGAGCggtgcggagaggagaggagaggagaggagaagccgTGGGAATTATAAATGTGAATGACACTTTCAActaccaggataaatgcttcaaactaaaggtagtgaaaatgcccttaaaacagcctaggctCAGGGAGGGTTAAGACCaaactctgtgttgtgtgtgtgtgtgtatgtgtgtgtgtgtgtgtgtgtgtgtgtgtgtgtgtgtgtgtgtgtgtgtgtgtgtgtgtgtgtgtgtgtgtgtgtgtgtgtgtgtgtgtgtgtctgtgtcctctgATAAGGCTATTCCTGAGGCTGTATAATGTTTAACACAAtgagtcctcctctctcttcagtaGAGGTGGTTTCACACAACCCATGGTATGAGGACCAGGAGCAGCCAGAGGGCCTGCAGCAGGTGACTGTGGGAGAGTGTGCTCTTCTACCCTGTCTGCTCCCACACCCACCTTCTTCTCTGGATGCCATCCGAGTCTACTGGCAAACAGCACTCACAGACCTGGTGGTTCACGTCTTCAACAAAGGCCAGGAGGAGTTTACACATCAGTCCCCCACCTACCACAGCAGGACCAGGCTCTTCACCAGCCAACTGCCGATTGGTAACTTTAGCCTGGAGTTAGGCATCGTCTCTAAGCAACCTCACCACCTTTCAGTGTTTTACATTTTATGTTGAAATGCACTGTAAAAAGTTACAGCTTTCCTTACTTAAAATGTTCTAGTAAGTAGAATTAAATTCTTTGTTGAGATTGCTTGTGTAAAATTAGAGTTATTTAATTTTGAGGTAGAGAAGTGAACAATCAAGTAAACTATACTTGAATTGCTGAAGTTTATGCTAGCCTACACTGTAGAATTAGTTTGTTACCGTTACTTATCTGTCAGTTATCCATACCATTTAAAGGTATGCAAAGTGATTGCACTAGTTTGATTAGATTGTTCTTTGGCAGATTAGTAGGGTAGCTAACTATACATCAGAATACAatctggaaataatttcattcCTAAACTTCAGCAGAAAAAAATATGACTTGAATTCTCACCAATTCCATGCCATTTTATTTCTTACCCGAACTTGGCACGATAGTTTCTAGGCTACCATAAGAGTGACAAGCCTTGGAagcctgtgtttctgtctgatTTGAACACTTCTCTGGTTTCTCTCACAGGATACTTTCTCAATGAAACTGAATGTTAGAATGTTAGATATATTTTATTTCGAAGGCTTTTGAGATATGGGGTTATTACCTTACAGTAAACTGATTCTTGATGATTCTTCAAGTGAACCTTGGGATTCTTGCACTGATACAgataattaaatatttaagttGAGTCATCTGAATTTCACTAGTTTGCTAGATggaattgcaaaaaaaaaaagagatacagtgccctccaaaagtattggaacacatgcttaaagttaaatataaaataatcttttggaaattgatcttaatgccttaaataaataaagataaagaaatattcaacctttaatgacattaattttctttgtgaatgaataatgtattgtaaataaataaatgttttccttaaaatataggtggtcataagtattggaacgcccatgttaaattcccatagaggatttttatttttatttttaaaggccagttatttcatggatccaggacactatgcaccctgataaaatccccttggcctttggaattaaattcCAATACGAccccctatattttaaggaaaacatttatttatttacaatacattattcattcacaaagaaaattgatgtcattaaaggttgaatatttcctcattgtttaatttaaggcattaagatcaatttcgaaaagatgattttatatttaacttagcatgtgttccaatacttttggagggcactgtaactGTATTTCTTTCTGATTATACTGTGCCaacatgtgttaatgtgttgcTCTGGtattatgtgtttttttatttacagaGCCAGAGCATGGTGAGGGACCTCAGCATCACCCTCTGatggcagaagaggagagggagggagagatgagtaacagaggagaggaggaagggcagGTAGAGGAGAATGAAGGAGAAGACAAAAGAGAGGAGATCAACAGGGAACCATATAAAAAGCAAGGAAAAAATATCAGGTTAAAATTTAATAAAAGTAACTTCCTggtatatatattattatttctaTTCTGGTTAGTAGTGTGTTATGGACATGACATAAGAGTGATGCTTTTAGGAAATGTTTAGTAAGTAGAACtcagtgtttgtcttttgttGAGATGTATTACAGACCCCGAA
This window encodes:
- the LOC134077935 gene encoding uncharacterized protein LOC134077935, with the translated sequence MYDRSGWLPEYQSNTTLLVLKEDEVVSHNPWYEDQEQPEGLQQVTVGECALLPCLLPHPPSSLDAIRVYWQTALTDLVVHVFNKGQEEFTHQSPTYHSRTRLFTSQLPIEPEHGEGPQHHPLMAEEEREGEMSNRGEEEGQVEENEGEDKREEINREPYKKQGKNIRLKFNKSNFLVYILLFLFWLVVCYGHDIRVMLLGNV